A window of Rhodococcus sp. SGAir0479 contains these coding sequences:
- a CDS encoding DUF881 domain-containing protein: MNDHLDPGYAGAAEDRELGHAKPTRIGAGAWIAVGAALVGIVFGTAYAQASSSATDVDRTRTEMLAKVRSAEDQGRTLAAGRDELAARVEDLRARVLAGDAEGAEVLGRLRELEAAAAVEPVHGPGLVVTLTDPAARPDLSDSSQRVGGSPQAGVLDRDLQSVVNAMWASGAEAVAVGDVRVGPDVTIRQAGGAMLVDNQPVPSPYRVSAIGSQAKLQTAFVVSDAYLRMAAVRDLYGVGFTIADSGDLQLPAATGRETRFAQETGAP; encoded by the coding sequence ATGAACGATCACCTCGATCCCGGGTACGCGGGCGCGGCCGAGGACCGGGAACTGGGCCACGCGAAGCCCACCCGCATCGGTGCGGGTGCATGGATCGCGGTCGGTGCGGCGCTCGTCGGGATCGTGTTCGGCACCGCCTACGCGCAGGCGTCGTCGTCGGCCACCGACGTCGACCGGACCCGCACCGAGATGCTCGCCAAGGTCCGCTCCGCCGAGGATCAGGGACGTACTCTCGCCGCCGGCCGCGACGAGCTCGCCGCCCGCGTCGAGGATCTGCGGGCCCGTGTCCTGGCCGGTGACGCGGAGGGTGCCGAGGTGCTCGGTCGCCTGCGCGAACTCGAGGCGGCGGCCGCGGTGGAACCGGTCCACGGCCCGGGCCTGGTCGTGACGCTCACCGACCCCGCGGCGCGTCCGGACCTGTCGGACTCGTCGCAGCGGGTGGGCGGATCGCCGCAGGCCGGCGTGCTCGACCGCGATCTGCAATCCGTCGTCAACGCGATGTGGGCCAGCGGCGCGGAGGCGGTCGCGGTCGGAGACGTCCGGGTGGGACCCGACGTGACCATCCGTCAGGCCGGCGGGGCGATGCTCGTCGACAACCAGCCCGTGCCGTCGCCGTACCGCGTGTCCGCGATCGGTTCGCAGGCGAAACTGCAGACCGCTTTCGTCGTCAGCGACGCCTACCTGCGGATGGCGGCGGTGCGAGATCTGTACGGCGTGGGCTTCACCATCGCCGACTCCGGAGACTTGCAGCTGCCCGCTGCCACGGGTCGGGAAACCAGGTTTGCACAGGAAACGGGGGCACCGTGA
- a CDS encoding CDP-alcohol phosphatidyltransferase family protein, whose protein sequence is MDAVGQQQPDVVAGDDRILTVPNLLSVVRLAGVPLFLYLLLGPHADGWALAILMLSGFTDWADGKLARLLDQTSRLGALLDPLVDRLYVITTLVAFVLRDIIPWWVAAILIGRDLVLALTLPVYRRRGLPPPEVIYLGKAATFALMFALPLVLAAQGDWGVASVAHAWGYALLVWGTALYVWTGGLYIAKAVGVARGVPATVARSGP, encoded by the coding sequence GTGGACGCGGTGGGACAGCAACAGCCCGATGTCGTAGCGGGCGACGACCGCATCCTCACCGTCCCCAATCTGCTCAGCGTCGTCCGGCTGGCCGGCGTACCGCTGTTCCTGTACCTGCTGCTGGGCCCGCACGCCGACGGGTGGGCGCTGGCAATCCTGATGCTCAGCGGGTTCACGGACTGGGCGGACGGCAAGCTCGCGCGCCTGCTCGACCAGACGTCGCGACTCGGTGCCCTGCTGGACCCGCTGGTCGACCGCCTCTACGTGATCACGACGCTCGTCGCGTTCGTGTTGCGGGACATCATCCCGTGGTGGGTCGCGGCGATCCTCATCGGCCGCGACCTCGTCCTCGCGCTGACGCTGCCCGTCTACCGGCGGCGCGGGCTCCCGCCGCCCGAGGTCATCTACCTCGGGAAGGCCGCGACGTTCGCGCTGATGTTCGCGCTGCCGTTGGTGCTGGCGGCGCAGGGCGACTGGGGCGTCGCCTCCGTCGCCCACGCGTGGGGCTACGCGCTGCTGGTGTGGGGCACGGCGCTGTACGTGTGGACCGGGGGCCTCTACATCGCCAAGGCGGTCGGGGTGGCGCGCGGCGTGCCGGCGACCGTCGCGCGGAGCGGCCCGTGA
- a CDS encoding SMP-30/gluconolactonase/LRE family protein, with amino-acid sequence MDILRSVLRFVDRTGVEPVAWHPPPAPAETGLFGPGRQLDDAQLWQLPTGRGPEDVAVDGDGRVVTGGDDGRLWRFDTDGRATELAHTGGRPLGVEVLDDGRFLVCDSRRGVLRVDETGRVEVLADAALGQPLLVCNNSAVGRDGVVYFTDSSARFPLEDHRLDLLEHSGTGRLLRFDPRTGEMDLLADGLQFANGVGLAVDESFVVVAETGSYRIRRVELTGPRAGAVSVWADNLPGIPDNVTSQTGDGIFWVALYSPRMALLDRVAPYPDLRVLTANLPDFVQPDPIRRAWVLGLDRDGRVVHSLRGGKGSYAPVTGVRETSDWLYLGSLSAGAIARVPRSVVGS; translated from the coding sequence GTGGACATCCTCCGTTCGGTTCTGCGGTTCGTCGATCGCACGGGCGTCGAGCCGGTGGCGTGGCACCCGCCGCCCGCGCCGGCCGAGACCGGCCTGTTCGGACCGGGCCGGCAGCTCGACGACGCGCAGCTGTGGCAACTGCCCACCGGCCGTGGCCCCGAGGACGTGGCCGTCGACGGTGACGGACGCGTCGTCACGGGTGGCGACGACGGGCGTCTGTGGCGATTCGACACCGACGGGCGGGCAACCGAACTCGCCCACACCGGTGGTCGTCCACTGGGCGTCGAGGTGCTGGACGACGGCCGATTCCTCGTGTGCGACAGCCGGCGCGGCGTCCTGCGCGTCGACGAGACCGGCCGCGTCGAGGTGCTCGCCGACGCCGCGCTGGGGCAGCCGCTGCTGGTGTGCAACAACTCGGCCGTCGGGCGCGACGGCGTCGTCTACTTCACCGACTCGTCGGCGCGCTTCCCGCTCGAGGACCACCGGCTCGACCTGCTCGAACACAGCGGTACCGGCCGACTGCTGCGTTTCGATCCCCGCACGGGGGAGATGGACCTGCTCGCCGACGGGCTGCAGTTCGCCAACGGCGTGGGGCTGGCCGTCGACGAGTCGTTCGTCGTCGTCGCCGAGACCGGGTCGTACCGGATCCGGCGGGTGGAGCTGACCGGACCGCGCGCCGGCGCGGTGTCGGTGTGGGCGGACAACCTGCCCGGTATTCCCGACAACGTCACGTCGCAGACCGGCGACGGCATCTTCTGGGTGGCGCTCTACAGTCCGCGCATGGCGTTGCTGGACCGGGTGGCGCCGTACCCGGACCTGCGGGTGCTCACGGCCAACCTCCCGGACTTCGTCCAACCCGATCCGATTCGTCGCGCCTGGGTCCTCGGCCTCGACCGGGACGGCCGGGTCGTGCACAGTCTGCGCGGTGGGAAGGGCAGCTACGCGCCGGTGACCGGCGTGCGTGAGACGTCCGACTGGCTGTATCTCGGCAGCCTGAGCGCCGGCGCGATCGCGCGCGTGCCCCGGAGCGTGGTCGGTTCCTGA
- a CDS encoding NUDIX hydrolase translates to MVQTGGLTRARIESRLRAFDAVTVPLADRRAAAVVIAVMRGEGDVPVFPLTRRPATMRAHAGQFALPGGRLDEGESARDAALRELREELGVAVGPENVLGRLDDYVTRSGYVMTPFVVWSDDTVGALVPNPDEVALVHAVPLDELDVPTEYATLPGSPEAVACWPFRGEHIHAPTGAVIHQFCEVVLHGRATRVAAFAQPSFAWR, encoded by the coding sequence ATGGTGCAGACGGGTGGGCTCACGCGGGCGCGAATCGAGTCGCGGTTGCGGGCGTTCGACGCCGTCACCGTGCCGCTCGCGGACCGCCGGGCCGCGGCCGTGGTGATCGCCGTGATGCGCGGGGAGGGGGACGTGCCGGTGTTCCCGCTGACCAGACGGCCGGCGACGATGCGGGCCCACGCCGGTCAGTTCGCCCTGCCGGGCGGGCGGCTCGACGAGGGGGAGTCGGCCCGCGACGCCGCGTTGCGGGAACTGCGCGAAGAACTCGGTGTCGCCGTCGGTCCCGAGAACGTGCTCGGGCGGCTCGACGACTACGTGACCCGCTCGGGTTACGTCATGACCCCGTTCGTCGTGTGGAGCGACGACACCGTCGGCGCGCTCGTCCCCAACCCCGACGAGGTGGCCCTCGTCCACGCGGTGCCGCTCGACGAACTCGACGTCCCCACCGAATACGCGACGCTACCCGGCTCTCCCGAGGCCGTCGCCTGCTGGCCGTTCCGTGGCGAGCACATCCACGCCCCCACTGGAGCGGTGATCCACCAGTTCTGCGAGGTGGTGCTCCACGGCCGCGCGACGCGGGTGGCGGCGTTCGCGCAGCCGAGCTTCGCATGGCGGTGA
- a CDS encoding GyrI-like domain-containing protein has translation MSYDIRVRDLPARPTALVADEVSVEAIPLFLGPAFRAVARVVEAADVPITGPPFARYLPMPGGRWHVEAGFSLARPIDATGTVLPSWLPGGPCASTVHVGGYDTVESAYVALTDWITENDCVTTGQAWECYLDDPDAELPRTEVFMPIFRLAAN, from the coding sequence GTGAGCTACGACATCCGTGTTCGGGACCTGCCGGCGCGCCCGACCGCGCTGGTCGCCGACGAGGTGTCGGTGGAGGCGATACCCCTGTTCCTCGGCCCCGCGTTCCGCGCGGTCGCCCGGGTGGTCGAGGCGGCGGACGTCCCGATCACCGGGCCACCGTTCGCGCGGTACCTGCCGATGCCGGGCGGCCGCTGGCACGTCGAAGCCGGGTTCTCGCTCGCCCGCCCCATCGACGCGACCGGCACGGTGTTGCCGTCCTGGCTGCCGGGCGGCCCGTGCGCATCGACCGTGCACGTGGGCGGCTACGACACCGTCGAGTCGGCGTACGTCGCGCTCACCGACTGGATCACCGAAAATGATTGCGTGACAACGGGACAGGCGTGGGAGTGCTACCTCGACGACCCGGACGCCGAGCTTCCGCGGACCGAAGTGTTCATGCCGATCTTCCGCCTCGCCGCGAACTGA
- a CDS encoding DUF732 domain-containing protein: MIRSARLGLLTALSFPLLALVGCSSTPTDSEPVVIARTTPSPATPHRTTTDAPRPAPLAATTDADVAETPIPLAPGDVPAADARPVLNSEDLLFLSYITEFTLMERPESDQIRFGLALCNSLYRGQSKPELMAAYVGDDGYTRAEVANVMTAATVAYCPDFA, translated from the coding sequence GTGATTCGCTCCGCCCGGCTCGGCCTGCTCACCGCCCTCTCGTTCCCGCTCCTGGCGCTCGTCGGGTGCAGCAGCACGCCCACCGACAGCGAACCCGTGGTGATCGCCCGGACGACCCCGAGTCCCGCGACACCGCACCGGACGACCACCGACGCGCCGCGTCCCGCACCGCTCGCCGCGACCACCGATGCCGACGTCGCCGAGACGCCGATTCCGCTCGCCCCGGGCGACGTGCCGGCCGCGGACGCACGACCCGTCCTCAACAGCGAGGATCTGCTGTTCCTGTCGTACATCACGGAGTTCACGCTGATGGAGCGTCCGGAGAGCGACCAGATCAGATTCGGTCTGGCACTGTGCAACTCGCTCTACCGCGGTCAGAGCAAACCCGAACTCATGGCCGCATACGTCGGGGACGACGGCTACACCCGAGCCGAGGTAGCCAACGTCATGACGGCCGCGACCGTCGCGTACTGCCCCGACTTCGCCTGA
- a CDS encoding oxidoreductase, whose protein sequence is MTTIQQQTYSHLLSPGKLGPITLPNRVVLPAMDMNLSEDGEIEHGDIEHFAVRAAGGTGMIITGCCAVAYPVGCTSRKEPGLSEDRFIPGLKALADAIHEAGSTLCVQMTHHGRVARIDTLDGRPQLVPSTPRPPGDMSAMADCTPEELAKMAAIQEGKKATYHEATQEDIDWLVRMFAEAAGRVKKAGGDAVEIHCAHNYVLGGFLSRYSNQRTDEYGGSLENRARLACEVIRAVKDEVGDSLAVIVRLAGQEYGETDGLTPDEAAAAAALFEQAGADAIHVTGTALNAFANFTDGPLPNKVGFYTDNAAVIKRAVSIPIITVGRMLPEVGERMIAEGHTDFVAMGRQLLADPELVNKLKAGRPQEVRPCINCYVCVQENFWDDTPLCAVNPALGNEKVLPFPRATTRKHVVVVGAGPGGMEAARVATERGHRVTLLDKTDRLGGTLWFSTLTTPDNERLLNWLGNQVSEAGVDVRLKTEATAATVKSLAPDVVVVATGAVRARPDVPGGDLPHVHTGDSLRALMTGAGDVSDQKLLLRVMGRIGGLVGITKSPAKIRDLSRKFLKFLPMSRNVVVIGGSLVGLELAEFLAERGSHVTLLEEGQQLGVPMAMPRRWTAVKHAGELGVQIHRHATVQRITPKTVEFTVGGETKTAPASMVVVASGVSAAAPLADELTRAGVDVRVVGDATSVDYIEGAMHSAWKVATEI, encoded by the coding sequence GTGACGACGATCCAGCAGCAGACTTACTCTCATTTGCTCTCTCCCGGCAAGCTCGGCCCGATCACCCTCCCCAACCGGGTGGTTCTCCCCGCAATGGACATGAACCTGAGCGAGGACGGCGAGATCGAGCACGGCGACATCGAGCACTTCGCGGTCCGCGCCGCCGGCGGCACGGGAATGATCATCACCGGTTGCTGCGCGGTGGCGTACCCGGTGGGCTGCACCAGCCGTAAGGAGCCGGGTCTGTCCGAGGACCGGTTCATTCCCGGCCTCAAGGCGCTCGCGGACGCGATCCACGAGGCCGGCAGCACGTTGTGCGTGCAGATGACGCACCACGGCCGCGTCGCCCGGATCGACACTCTCGACGGCCGGCCGCAGCTGGTGCCGTCGACCCCGCGGCCGCCCGGCGACATGAGCGCGATGGCGGACTGTACGCCCGAGGAACTGGCCAAGATGGCCGCCATCCAGGAGGGCAAGAAGGCCACCTACCACGAGGCCACCCAGGAGGACATCGACTGGCTGGTCCGCATGTTCGCCGAGGCGGCGGGGCGCGTGAAGAAGGCCGGCGGTGACGCGGTGGAGATCCACTGCGCGCACAACTACGTCCTCGGCGGCTTCCTGAGCCGCTACTCGAACCAGCGCACCGACGAGTACGGCGGGTCGCTCGAGAACCGGGCCCGGTTGGCGTGCGAGGTGATTCGCGCCGTCAAGGACGAGGTGGGCGACAGCCTCGCCGTCATCGTGCGGCTGGCCGGTCAGGAGTACGGCGAGACGGACGGTCTCACGCCCGACGAGGCGGCCGCCGCGGCCGCTCTGTTCGAGCAGGCCGGCGCCGACGCGATCCACGTCACGGGGACCGCGCTCAACGCGTTCGCGAACTTCACCGACGGACCGCTGCCCAACAAGGTCGGCTTCTACACCGACAACGCCGCGGTCATCAAGCGCGCGGTGTCGATCCCGATCATCACCGTCGGCCGCATGCTGCCCGAGGTGGGGGAGCGGATGATCGCGGAGGGCCACACCGATTTCGTCGCGATGGGCCGTCAGCTGCTGGCCGACCCGGAGCTCGTCAACAAGCTGAAGGCAGGACGTCCGCAGGAGGTCCGCCCCTGCATCAACTGCTACGTGTGCGTCCAGGAGAACTTCTGGGACGACACCCCGCTGTGCGCGGTCAACCCGGCGCTCGGCAACGAGAAGGTGCTGCCGTTCCCCCGCGCCACCACCCGCAAGCACGTCGTCGTGGTCGGTGCCGGTCCGGGCGGCATGGAGGCCGCCCGCGTCGCGACCGAGCGCGGACACCGGGTCACCTTGCTGGACAAGACCGATCGCCTCGGCGGAACGCTGTGGTTCTCGACGCTCACCACCCCCGACAACGAACGGTTGCTGAACTGGCTCGGCAACCAGGTGTCCGAGGCCGGGGTGGACGTCCGGTTGAAGACCGAGGCCACCGCCGCCACCGTCAAGTCCCTCGCCCCCGATGTCGTGGTGGTCGCGACCGGCGCCGTGCGCGCCCGCCCCGACGTGCCCGGCGGTGACCTGCCGCACGTGCACACCGGCGACTCGCTGCGTGCGCTCATGACCGGTGCGGGCGACGTGTCGGACCAGAAGCTGCTGCTGCGGGTCATGGGCAGGATCGGCGGTCTCGTGGGGATCACCAAGAGCCCCGCGAAGATTCGCGACCTCAGCCGCAAGTTCCTCAAGTTCCTGCCGATGAGCAGGAACGTCGTCGTCATCGGTGGCTCGCTCGTCGGTCTGGAACTGGCCGAGTTCCTGGCCGAGCGGGGCAGCCACGTGACGCTGCTCGAGGAAGGACAGCAACTGGGCGTGCCCATGGCGATGCCGCGCCGCTGGACCGCCGTCAAGCACGCGGGCGAGCTGGGTGTGCAGATCCACCGCCACGCGACCGTGCAGCGGATCACCCCGAAGACCGTCGAGTTCACGGTGGGCGGCGAGACGAAGACGGCACCGGCGAGCATGGTCGTGGTGGCCTCCGGTGTCTCCGCCGCGGCGCCGCTCGCCGACGAACTGACCCGCGCCGGCGTCGACGTGCGGGTGGTCGGCGACGCCACCTCGGTCGACTACATCGAGGGCGCGATGCACTCGGCGTGGAAGGTCGCGACCGAGATCTGA
- the der gene encoding ribosome biogenesis GTPase Der translates to MTDDFVSDVSGGGFASDGIWSEESDWDVADFLDGDEAEEHVAVPVVAIVGRPNVGKSTLVNRIIGRREAVVEDFPGVTRDRVSYDANWAGRRFMVQDTGGWEPDAKGLQQSVARQAEQAMNTADAILLVVDAVVGATATDEAAVRVLRRSKTPVLLVANKVDDTRTEAEAAALWSLGLGEPHMVSATHGRGTGDLLDEVLRVLPETPREGTATGGPRRVALVGKPNVGKSSLLNKLAGDERSVVHDVAGTTVDPVDSLVELGGKVWKFIDTAGLRKKVSHASGHEFYASLRTKSAIEAAEVAILLIDASKPMTEQDLRVLSMVADTGRALVLAFNKWDLVDEDRRYMLEKEIDRELVRVPWAQRVNISAHTGRAIQKLVPAIETALESWDKRIPTGRLNNWLKEVVAATPPPMRGGRLPRIMFATQAGTRPPTFVLFTTGFLEAGYRRFLERRLREEFGFDGSPVRISVRVREKRDRRSR, encoded by the coding sequence GTGACCGACGATTTCGTGAGTGACGTGTCCGGCGGCGGGTTCGCTTCGGACGGGATCTGGAGCGAGGAATCCGACTGGGATGTCGCCGACTTTCTCGACGGTGACGAGGCCGAGGAGCACGTGGCCGTCCCCGTCGTCGCGATCGTCGGGCGCCCCAACGTCGGCAAGTCGACGCTGGTCAACCGGATCATCGGCCGCCGCGAGGCAGTCGTCGAGGACTTTCCGGGTGTGACCCGCGACCGCGTGTCGTACGACGCGAACTGGGCCGGTCGCCGGTTCATGGTGCAGGACACCGGCGGTTGGGAACCCGATGCCAAGGGGCTGCAGCAGTCGGTGGCCCGTCAGGCAGAACAGGCCATGAACACCGCCGACGCGATCCTGCTCGTGGTCGACGCGGTCGTCGGGGCCACCGCCACCGACGAGGCCGCCGTGCGGGTGCTGCGCCGGTCCAAGACGCCGGTGCTGCTGGTCGCCAACAAGGTCGACGACACCCGCACCGAGGCGGAGGCCGCCGCGCTGTGGTCCCTCGGCCTGGGGGAGCCGCACATGGTGAGCGCCACGCACGGCCGCGGCACGGGTGATCTGCTCGACGAGGTCCTCCGGGTGCTGCCCGAGACCCCGCGCGAGGGCACCGCGACCGGCGGTCCCCGCCGTGTGGCGTTGGTCGGCAAGCCGAACGTCGGCAAGTCGAGCCTGCTCAACAAGCTGGCCGGAGACGAGCGCTCGGTGGTGCACGACGTCGCCGGCACCACGGTCGACCCGGTCGACTCGCTCGTGGAGCTGGGCGGCAAGGTGTGGAAGTTCATCGACACCGCCGGTCTGCGCAAGAAGGTCAGCCACGCCAGTGGTCACGAGTTCTACGCGTCGCTGCGCACCAAGTCGGCCATCGAGGCCGCCGAGGTCGCCATCCTGCTGATCGACGCGTCGAAGCCGATGACCGAACAGGATCTGCGGGTGCTGTCGATGGTGGCCGACACCGGTCGGGCGCTGGTGCTGGCGTTCAACAAGTGGGACCTCGTGGACGAGGACCGCCGCTACATGCTCGAGAAGGAGATCGACCGCGAACTGGTCCGGGTGCCCTGGGCGCAGCGCGTCAACATCTCCGCGCACACCGGCCGCGCGATCCAGAAGCTGGTGCCGGCGATCGAGACGGCGCTCGAGTCGTGGGACAAGCGGATCCCCACCGGCCGCCTCAACAACTGGCTCAAGGAGGTCGTGGCGGCCACGCCGCCGCCGATGCGCGGTGGCCGCCTGCCGCGGATCATGTTCGCGACGCAGGCCGGCACCCGTCCGCCGACGTTCGTGCTGTTCACCACGGGCTTCCTCGAGGCCGGCTACCGCCGGTTCCTCGAGCGGCGCCTGCGTGAGGAGTTCGGCTTCGACGGCAGCCCCGTGCGGATCTCCGTGCGGGTGCGGGAGAAGCGCGACCGCCGCAGCCGCTGA
- the cmk gene encoding (d)CMP kinase has product MTHDGPLVVAIDGPSGTGKSSVSRCVATRLGARYLDTGAMYRIATLHVLRQGVDLTDPHAIAEATASLPLSIGTDPEAEGVQLAGEDVTAEIRGAAVTQAVSAVSAVPDVRAFLVDLQRRIVEHAERIVVEGRDIGTVVLPDADVKIFLTASAQARAERRNAQNVAEGRGDDFAAVLADVQRRDHLDSTRAVSPLRPAEDSVTVDTSELGIDDVIGRLLLVVGDRTGAVQ; this is encoded by the coding sequence GTGACCCACGACGGGCCCCTGGTCGTCGCTATCGACGGGCCGTCGGGCACCGGCAAGTCCAGCGTGTCCCGGTGCGTCGCGACCCGGCTGGGCGCGCGGTACCTCGACACCGGTGCGATGTACCGCATCGCGACGCTGCACGTGCTGCGGCAGGGCGTCGATCTGACGGATCCGCACGCGATCGCCGAGGCGACCGCGTCGCTGCCGCTGTCGATCGGCACCGACCCCGAGGCGGAGGGTGTGCAACTCGCCGGTGAGGACGTCACCGCCGAAATCCGCGGCGCCGCCGTCACCCAGGCGGTGTCCGCCGTGTCGGCGGTTCCCGACGTCCGCGCCTTCCTGGTGGACCTGCAGCGGCGGATCGTCGAACACGCCGAACGGATCGTCGTCGAGGGCCGTGACATCGGCACCGTCGTGCTGCCGGACGCGGACGTGAAGATCTTCCTGACGGCCTCCGCGCAGGCCCGCGCCGAGCGGCGCAACGCCCAGAACGTCGCCGAGGGGCGGGGCGACGACTTCGCCGCCGTCCTGGCCGACGTGCAGCGCCGCGACCACCTCGACTCCACCCGCGCGGTATCTCCGTTGCGCCCGGCGGAGGATTCGGTGACGGTGGACACGAGTGAACTGGGTATCGACGACGTGATCGGCAGGTTGCTGCTGGTGGTAGGCGACAGAACTGGAGCAGTGCAGTGA
- a CDS encoding pseudouridine synthase, whose amino-acid sequence MNKPARRDGTPDRKKRQAPGRADSAQKNSAQKSSAQKSSAPKKQLNKRGKPKAAKPQRTQTQVHAPKISNAKPAKHQYSDVDRDLAPVKGDGVRLQKVLAQAGVASRRAAEELIDQGRVEVDGRIVREQGLRVDPENAIVRVDGIRVVVKKDLVHIALNKPRGWQSTMSDDLGRPCIGDIVSERVAAGQRLFHVGRLDADTEGLILLTNDGDLAHRLMHPSYEVPKTYLATVNGVVDRGLGKTLKAGVELDDGPAKVDAFTLLDVNGGKSLVRMVLHEGRKHIVRRLLDAVGHPVVRLVRTDIGAVALGDGRPGTLRVLGRGEVGSLYGAVGL is encoded by the coding sequence GTGAACAAGCCCGCTCGCCGTGATGGCACACCGGACCGCAAGAAGAGGCAGGCCCCCGGCCGCGCCGATTCCGCACAGAAGAACTCGGCCCAGAAGAGTTCGGCCCAGAAGAGTTCGGCACCGAAGAAGCAGCTGAACAAGCGTGGCAAGCCGAAGGCGGCCAAGCCCCAGCGCACCCAGACGCAGGTGCACGCCCCGAAGATCAGCAACGCGAAGCCCGCGAAGCACCAGTACTCCGACGTCGACCGCGATCTCGCACCCGTCAAGGGTGACGGCGTCCGGCTGCAGAAGGTGCTCGCGCAGGCCGGCGTCGCCTCCCGCCGGGCCGCGGAGGAACTCATCGACCAGGGCCGCGTCGAGGTCGACGGCCGCATCGTCCGGGAGCAGGGCCTGCGGGTCGATCCCGAGAACGCGATCGTCCGCGTCGACGGCATCCGCGTCGTCGTGAAGAAGGACCTCGTCCACATCGCGCTCAACAAGCCGCGCGGCTGGCAGTCCACGATGTCCGACGACCTCGGCCGCCCGTGCATCGGCGACATCGTCTCGGAGCGGGTCGCGGCCGGTCAGCGGCTGTTCCACGTCGGCCGTCTCGACGCCGACACCGAGGGCCTGATCCTGCTCACCAACGACGGGGATCTCGCGCACCGGCTGATGCACCCGTCGTACGAGGTGCCCAAGACGTACCTGGCGACCGTCAACGGGGTGGTCGACCGCGGTCTCGGGAAGACCCTCAAGGCCGGTGTCGAACTCGACGACGGGCCGGCGAAGGTCGACGCGTTCACGCTGCTCGACGTCAACGGCGGCAAGTCGCTGGTGCGCATGGTCCTGCACGAGGGGCGCAAGCACATCGTGCGCCGCCTGCTCGACGCCGTCGGACATCCCGTGGTTCGCCTGGTGCGTACCGACATCGGCGCGGTCGCGCTCGGTGACGGGCGTCCGGGCACACTGCGGGTGCTCGGCCGCGGCGAGGTCGGCAGCCTCTACGGGGCGGTGGGGCTGTGA
- the scpB gene encoding SMC-Scp complex subunit ScpB, with amino-acid sequence MTSTEDMGPFEDEFEEMSDARLAAALESMLLVVDSPAAPAMLAAALGEPEARVATMLAAMSADLTARGSGIDLRFAGDGWRFYTRNEFAPYVERLLLDGARSKLTRAALETLAVIAYRQPLTRARISAVRGVNVDGVIRTLLARGLITEAGPDPETNGTTYATTELFLERLGLASLTDLPPLAPLLPDVDVIDDITESLESDPRFARMDRTTSSSGTPDTPPDLGADIEN; translated from the coding sequence ATGACGTCCACGGAGGACATGGGCCCGTTCGAGGACGAGTTCGAGGAGATGTCCGATGCCCGCCTCGCAGCGGCGCTCGAGTCGATGCTGCTGGTCGTGGACAGCCCGGCCGCCCCGGCGATGCTCGCCGCCGCTCTCGGGGAGCCGGAGGCGCGGGTGGCGACGATGCTGGCCGCGATGTCCGCGGACCTGACCGCCCGTGGCAGCGGTATCGACCTGCGTTTCGCGGGGGACGGCTGGCGCTTCTACACCCGCAACGAGTTCGCGCCGTACGTCGAACGGCTGCTCCTCGACGGTGCCCGCTCGAAGCTCACCCGCGCGGCGCTCGAGACGCTCGCGGTGATCGCCTACCGGCAACCACTCACCCGGGCCCGGATCAGCGCGGTCCGCGGAGTCAACGTCGACGGCGTCATCCGCACGCTGCTGGCGCGGGGTCTCATCACCGAAGCCGGCCCAGACCCCGAGACGAACGGCACCACGTACGCGACGACGGAACTGTTCCTCGAGCGGCTCGGTCTGGCGTCGCTCACGGATCTGCCGCCGCTCGCGCCGCTGCTTCCGGACGTCGATGTGATCGACGACATCACCGAGAGCCTCGAATCGGACCCACGGTTTGCGAGAATGGACAGGACTACGTCGTCTTCGGGAACGCCGGACACCCCGCCCGATCTCGGAGCCGACATCGAAAACTGA